Proteins co-encoded in one Ananas comosus cultivar F153 unplaced genomic scaffold, ASM154086v1, whole genome shotgun sequence genomic window:
- the LOC109704684 gene encoding uncharacterized protein DKFZp434B061-like codes for MSPVVFRLRIDPRRRRTVPQPAHPALARAPAARCACPTPARRRRRVGSRPRQGRASPASAPSRRAPRPPSARVHASAGAARARPCARSRSRLRPRQRPRRLRPAASPRYQPPGQRRLTPCLAGAVPTPARGSARSSARGRPRAVPSPAPRPPCDTCAVIEE; via the coding sequence ATGAGCCCCGTTGTTTTTCGGCTCCGCATAGACCCGCGCCGGCGCCGCACCGTACCGCAACCCGCCCACCCAGCGCTGGCGCGCGCGCCCGCGGCTCGCTGCGCGTGCCCCACGCCAgcgcgccgccggcgccgcgtCGGCTCGCGTCCACGCCAGGGACGAGCCTCCCCCGCGTCAGCGCCGTCGCGCCGCGCACCGCGCCCGCCGTCGGCTCGCGTCCACGCCAGCGCAGGAGCCGCCCGAGCACGCCCCTGCGCCCGCTCCCGCTCGCGGCTCCGCCCGCGCCAGCGCCCGCGGCGCCTGCGGCCCGCGGCCTCGCCGCGCTACCAGCCCCCGGGCCAGCGCCGCCTCACGCCGTGCCTCGCCGGTGCCGTGCCCACTCCAGCTCGCGGCTCCGCACGCTCCAGCGCTCGTGGCCGCCCCCGCGCCGTGCCCTCGCCCGCGCCTCGGCCTCCTTGCGACACGTGtgcagttattgaggaataa